A stretch of the Glandiceps talaboti chromosome 23, keGlaTala1.1, whole genome shotgun sequence genome encodes the following:
- the LOC144452926 gene encoding beta-1,3-galactosyl-O-glycosyl-glycoprotein beta-1,6-N-acetylglucosaminyltransferase-like, with protein MKIWKLRYIFVLLIMVVLICLWLSYTSNVTVLTSKATNLIYFGRRQRPMPLLSKDILICSDIIQGQPYSEDLINMSIQLLHDKAIPDGMFVSLISNCSDFLQTRGYTYKPVTQEEIDFPLAFSILMYKSVHQVEQLLRTIYRPHNIYCIHVDKKATSELHTAMKAITSCFDNVFIASHLTNVVWASISIVNAERYCQQDLLAKSKKWKYLINLTGQEFPLKTNLEIVQILKQLQGQNDIMTSEKINPERIQHKFYEINGRMQNTSMKKTDPLPYNITIHKGELHCALTRPFVEFLQESEIAKEFLVWINDTYVPDESYYQSLASLPQAPGGPGLRQSLSIISRAKVWYKRKYCKGELVHSNCVFSWRDLPWIVKRPNLFLNKLKVDYDPLVLHCLEELIYNRTFSPIQLNLNFYREFSKSKFLHRYEDNGEWLQTSIK; from the coding sequence ATGAAAATTTGGAAACTCCGCTACATATTTGTACTTCTCATCATGGTGGTATTGATATGTCTGTGGTTATCATACACATCAAATGTGACTGTGTTGACATCAAAGGCAACAAACTTGATTTATTTTGGTCGAAGACAAAGACCAATGCCTTTGCTAAGCAAAGACATACTGATTTGTTCTGATATTATACAAGGACAACCATATTCAGAAGATCTCATTAATATGTCTATACAGTTACTTCATGATAAGGCAATACCAGACGGAATGTTTGTATCATTAATAAGTAACTGTTCTGACTTCCTTCAAACAAGAGGATATACTTATAAACCTGTCACACAAGAAGAAATTGACTTTCCTCTAGCTTTTAGTATATTAATGTACAAATCTGTCCATCAAGTGGAACAGTTGTTGAGAACCATATACAGACctcataatatatattgtattcatGTCGATAAGAAAGCTACATCTGAACTACATACAGCCATGAAGGCGATAACTAGTTGCTTTGATAATGTATTCATAGCTTCACATCTCACTAACGTTGTCTGGGCATCCATTAGCATTGTAAATGCAGAGAGATACTGTCAGCAAGATTTACTGGCCAAGAGCAAGAAAtggaaatatttgataaatctgACTGGACAGGAGTTCCCTTTAAAGACTAATTTGGAGattgtacaaattttgaaacagCTCCAGGGACAGAATGATATTATGACGTCAGAAAAAATTAACCCGGAGAGGATACAacataaattttatgaaattaatgGTAGAATGCAGAACACATCGATGAAGAAAACCGATCCCTTGCCTTATAATATAACAATTCACAAAGGAGAATTACACTGCGCTCTCACACGACCATTTGTTGAATTCTTACAAGAAAGTGAGATTGCCAAAGAATTCCTTGTGTGGATAAATGACACGTACGTACCAGACGAATCGTATTATCAGAGTTTAGCTTCACTTCCACAAGCTCCCGGAGGACCCGGATTAAGACAATCTTTGTCCATAATCTCAAGAGCCAAAGTGTGGTACAAACGTAAATACTGCAAAGGAGAATTAGTTCACAGCAATTGTGTCTTTTCTTGGAGAGACCTTCCATGGATCGTTAAAAGACCAAATTTGTTTCTCAACAAACTCAAAGTGGATTATGACCCCTTAGTACTTCATTGTTTAGAAGAATTGATATACAACCGAACATTTAGTCCAATTCAGTTGAATTTAAACTTTTATCGTGAATTTTCAAAGTCTAAATTCTTGCATAGATATGAAGACAATGGGGAATGGTTACAGACTAGTATTAAATGA
- the LOC144452849 gene encoding serine/threonine-protein kinase 33-like isoform X2, whose translation MAGKNRTGSAERQIPHTRIEDESTIEKTYSFGRKLGQGSFGKVIEATRTEDGTRWAIKIVNKEKAGSSAVKLLEREVAILKRVNHKHIIHLEEIFETAKRMYLVMELCDAGELQTLFKERSTFTAEETRTLIARLASAISYLHKNDIVHRDIKLENILLSTDPLKPEDKFNIKVTDFGLSVVKGNVNSALQDFCGTPMYMAPEVIMGRSYTQQCDNWSIGVIAFCLISGIPPFHGKDEDSLYENIKKGELDFSAEPWSAVNEAAKDAISGLLKVDPAHRLTAREMTDHPWITGKDFTADERKNVIEMMRLWKDELRLEEEGAINGENNNDPQIKNPDAATHAEDAQTEKEHTVSEKTSKSPGASSGGKKGASGSKRGSLVGKSSQNTSKTTATNGPHKARSSSAAATSPTKPARPRATATSVGQNSPAGKAPSKTSGGSKPSSPKYSSGTTKPPSTKRKSSGH comes from the exons atgGCAGGCAAGAATCGTACAGGTAGTGCGGAGAGACAGATTCCACACACAAGAATAGAAGACGAGTCAACGATAGAAAAGACGTATAGTTTTGGTAGGAAACTAGGACAGGGAAGTTTTGGAAAAGTTATAGAAGCCACAAGGACAGAAGATGGTACAAGATGGGCTATTAAAATAGTTAATAAGGAAAAG GCGGGTAGTTCTGCAGTGAAATTATTAGAAAGAGAAGTAGCGATACTTAAACGTGTAAATCATAAACATATTATACATTTAGAAGAAATCTTTGAAACAGCCAAG CGCATGTACTTAGTGATGGAACTTTGTGATGCAGGGGAACTTCAAACATTATTTAAAGAAAGGAGTACTTTTACAGCTGAGGAAACACGTACACTTATAGCAAGACTAGCCAGTGCAATTTCATATCTTCATAAAAATG aTATAGTACATCGTGATATAAAATTAGAGAATATACTCCTGAGTACTGACCCCTTGAAACCTGAAGATAAGTTTAATATAAAG GTCACAGATTTTGGTTTATCAGTTGTCAAGGGAAACGTAAACAGTGCATTACAAGATTTTTGTGGAACTCCAATGTACATGG CACCAGAAGTGATAATGGGACGGTCATATACTCAACAATGTGACAACTGGAGTATTGGAGTTATTGCGTTTTGTCT AATATCTGGTATTCCACCCTTTCATGGAAAAGACGAAGACTCtttgtatgaaaatattaaaaaggGAGAACTAGACTTCTCAGCTGAACCATGGAGTGCTGTCAATGAAGCAG CAAAAGATGCAATTTCGGGACTGTTAAAGGTTGACCCAGCACACCGACTAACAGCCAGAGAGATGACAGATCATCCATGGATTACAGGCAAAGATTTCACCGCAGACGAGCGTAAAAATGTGATTGAAATGATGCGTCTATGGAAAGACGAGCTGAGGCTTGAAGAGGAGGGTGCAATAAACGGAGAAAATAATAACGATCCCCAGATTAAAAATCCTGATGCAGCTACTCATGCTGAGGATGCACAAACAGAGAAGGAACATACGGTTAGT gaAAAAACCAGTAAAAGTCCTGGAGCCAGCAGTGGTGGCAAGAAGGGCGCTAGTGGGTCTAAAAGAGGTTCATTAGTTGGAAAATCAAGTCAAAATACATCTAAGACAAcg GCCACGAATGGTCCTCACAAGGCAAGGTCTTCTTCAGCTGCAGCAACAAGCCCGACAAAACCCGCAAGACCCCGTGCAACTGCCACATCAGTGGGACAAAACTCACCAGCCGGGAAGGCTCCAAGTAAGACAAGCGGTGGAAGTAAACCCTCATCTCCGAAATACTCATCAGGCACTACTAAACCACCATCAACAAAAAGAAAGTCATCAGgtcattga
- the LOC144452849 gene encoding serine/threonine-protein kinase 33-like isoform X1 has translation MAGKNRTGSAERQIPHTRIEDESTIEKTYSFGRKLGQGSFGKVIEATRTEDGTRWAIKIVNKEKAGSSAVKLLEREVAILKRVNHKHIIHLEEIFETAKRMYLVMELCDAGELQTLFKERSTFTAEETRTLIARLASAISYLHKNDIVHRDIKLENILLSTDPLKPEDKFNIKVTDFGLSVVKGNVNSALQDFCGTPMYMAPEVIMGRSYTQQCDNWSIGVIAFCLISGIPPFHGKDEDSLYENIKKGELDFSAEPWSAVNEAAKDAISGLLKVDPAHRLTAREMTDHPWITGKDFTADERKNVIEMMRLWKDELRLEEEGAINGENNNDPQIKNPDAATHAEDAQTEKEHTEKTSKSPGASSGGKKGASGSKRGSLVGKSSQNTSKTTATNGPHKARSSSAAATSPTKPARPRATATSVGQNSPAGKAPSKTSGGSKPSSPKYSSGTTKPPSTKRKSSGH, from the exons atgGCAGGCAAGAATCGTACAGGTAGTGCGGAGAGACAGATTCCACACACAAGAATAGAAGACGAGTCAACGATAGAAAAGACGTATAGTTTTGGTAGGAAACTAGGACAGGGAAGTTTTGGAAAAGTTATAGAAGCCACAAGGACAGAAGATGGTACAAGATGGGCTATTAAAATAGTTAATAAGGAAAAG GCGGGTAGTTCTGCAGTGAAATTATTAGAAAGAGAAGTAGCGATACTTAAACGTGTAAATCATAAACATATTATACATTTAGAAGAAATCTTTGAAACAGCCAAG CGCATGTACTTAGTGATGGAACTTTGTGATGCAGGGGAACTTCAAACATTATTTAAAGAAAGGAGTACTTTTACAGCTGAGGAAACACGTACACTTATAGCAAGACTAGCCAGTGCAATTTCATATCTTCATAAAAATG aTATAGTACATCGTGATATAAAATTAGAGAATATACTCCTGAGTACTGACCCCTTGAAACCTGAAGATAAGTTTAATATAAAG GTCACAGATTTTGGTTTATCAGTTGTCAAGGGAAACGTAAACAGTGCATTACAAGATTTTTGTGGAACTCCAATGTACATGG CACCAGAAGTGATAATGGGACGGTCATATACTCAACAATGTGACAACTGGAGTATTGGAGTTATTGCGTTTTGTCT AATATCTGGTATTCCACCCTTTCATGGAAAAGACGAAGACTCtttgtatgaaaatattaaaaaggGAGAACTAGACTTCTCAGCTGAACCATGGAGTGCTGTCAATGAAGCAG CAAAAGATGCAATTTCGGGACTGTTAAAGGTTGACCCAGCACACCGACTAACAGCCAGAGAGATGACAGATCATCCATGGATTACAGGCAAAGATTTCACCGCAGACGAGCGTAAAAATGTGATTGAAATGATGCGTCTATGGAAAGACGAGCTGAGGCTTGAAGAGGAGGGTGCAATAAACGGAGAAAATAATAACGATCCCCAGATTAAAAATCCTGATGCAGCTACTCATGCTGAGGATGCACAAACAGAGAAGGAACATACG gaAAAAACCAGTAAAAGTCCTGGAGCCAGCAGTGGTGGCAAGAAGGGCGCTAGTGGGTCTAAAAGAGGTTCATTAGTTGGAAAATCAAGTCAAAATACATCTAAGACAAcg GCCACGAATGGTCCTCACAAGGCAAGGTCTTCTTCAGCTGCAGCAACAAGCCCGACAAAACCCGCAAGACCCCGTGCAACTGCCACATCAGTGGGACAAAACTCACCAGCCGGGAAGGCTCCAAGTAAGACAAGCGGTGGAAGTAAACCCTCATCTCCGAAATACTCATCAGGCACTACTAAACCACCATCAACAAAAAGAAAGTCATCAGgtcattga